In Candidatus Margulisiibacteriota bacterium, the following proteins share a genomic window:
- a CDS encoding GGDEF domain-containing protein has protein sequence MKTSLTPRSFLGLAVENVYLRKTVRFLTEKVKTLSKLVKTDQLTGILNRFGLEDEFDRMLSGALRYGRHLTIAEFDIDHFKTVNDTYGHLAGDVVLKRVAQIIKSNLRNTDIVARSGGEEFFVFLDETPYQDAPIPLERIRQKIAAEKFSIGGRVFSVTISGGYAAYTPDVKPNFLSPEAKSGLQKLLYEKADSALYEAKNSGRDRIRGRQ, from the coding sequence CTGGCCGTTGAAAACGTCTATTTACGAAAAACGGTCCGGTTTTTAACAGAGAAGGTCAAGACTTTGTCCAAACTTGTCAAGACCGACCAGTTAACGGGGATTTTGAACCGATTTGGTTTGGAAGATGAATTTGACCGCATGCTTTCCGGGGCGTTGCGCTACGGACGACATTTAACCATCGCCGAATTCGACATCGACCATTTCAAGACGGTCAATGACACCTACGGACATTTAGCCGGCGACGTGGTGCTAAAACGGGTCGCGCAAATAATAAAAAGCAATTTAAGGAACACCGATATCGTCGCCCGCTCCGGCGGAGAAGAATTCTTCGTCTTTCTGGATGAAACTCCTTATCAAGACGCCCCTATTCCGCTCGAAAGGATAAGGCAAAAAATCGCGGCGGAAAAATTTTCGATCGGCGGCAGAGTTTTCAGCGTTACGATCAGCGGCGGCTATGCCGCTTACACTCCTGACGTCAAACCTAATTTTTTGTCGCCGGAAGCAAAATCAGGCCTGCAAAAGCTGCTTTACGAAAAAGCGGATAGCGCTCTCTATGAAGCGAAAAATTCCGGTCGCGACCGAATTCGCGGCCGGCAATAA